Below is a window of Anaerobacillus alkaliphilus DNA.
ATTAATTTTTACTAAGAAAACTAAACAATCCGATAACGTTGGCTTAACATTTTCATATTAGGATGGTGGTAACGACAAATGCCATAAGAGAATGAACGGGGGAATTGTGATGAACCGGTTAGTCACATGGATTACAACGAACGATACTCATATTTTTCATTTTGTTAACCAACAATTACGATGTAGAATTTTTGATTTTCTTTTACCTAAATTGACACATATGGGTGGTGCAACTTTTACAATTACTTCACTATTCATCATTATCTTTTTTAGTGAGAGCCTGATTAGATATTGGGCTATTGAAGCACTATTATCTTTAGCATTAAGCCACGTTATTGTGCATCTTATTAAAAAGGTGTATTGTCGCAAACGCCCCTACGATAAACTTACTGGTGTAAATTTAAGCTCAAACCCTCTTAAAGATTATTCCTTTCCTTCTGGACATACAACAGCAGCTTTTTCAATTGCTATTGTCTTCTCTTTACATTCTCTTTTGCTTGCAATCATACTTCTACCGATTGCTTTAATGATAGGATTTTCTAGAATGTACCTTGGTCTACATTACCCAACAGATTGCATCATAGGAGCTTTGCTCGGAACAATTAGTTCAATCATTCTTGTCTGGCTTGGCTTACTTTAGATACAAAAACCCAAAGTCCATATTTAGGACTTTGGGTTTTTGCTTGTTACTATCAGATCTTTATAAATCGCTAACTTGCCGTAGTGTCCTTTTTGTCACTATAGATAGGAGATAGACTAGCTTCATCAATCGTCTGTTTCATCACTAAAGGGCGCCCAACAGAATAGTATTCAACACCTGCCCTCTCTGCTTCTGGAAGAGAATAGCAATTACGACCGTCAAATATGACCGCTTTCTTCATTAGTGCTTTGTACTGATGCAGATTAAAGCTTTTAATTTCTTCCCATTCCGTTAAGATCAAAACCACATCGGCATCTATTATTGCCGTTTCAATACTTTTGGCATAAACAACTTCTGTTGGCAAGTATTTTTTTGCTTCATCTATAGCAACTGGATCATACGCTATGACTGTTGCACCCTGTTTCACTAATTCTTCAATAATGACTAGTGATGCTGCTTCTCTCATGTCATCAGTGTTTGGCTTAAAGCTTAGACCTAGAACAGCAATATTCTTGTGTAACAATGATGTTATTCGTTTTTTAACTTTTTCTACTAGTAGCATTTGCTGTTTATTGTTTACATCTATAACCGCCTTCAGAAGCTCAAACTCATGCTTTACATTTCCAGCTAGTTGAACTAGAGCTTTAGTATCTTTTGGAAAACAAGAGCCCCCATACCCAATCCCAGCCTGTAAAAATTGGTTTCCGATTCGTTGATCGAGTCCCATACCGTAAGAAACCGCTTCGACATTCGCACCCACTTTGTCACAAAGATTTGCAATTTCGTTAATAAAACTTATTTTTGTAGCCAGAAATGCATTTGAGGCATACTTAATCATTTCAGCACTGCGAATGTCAGTCTTATAGATTGGTATTTTCAAGGGTTTATATAGCTGGCCAATAATAGCCGCTGCTTCATCCAATTCACTCCCAATAACAATTCGATCTCCATGAAACATATCGTAGATAGCCGAACCCTCACGTAAAAATTCGGGGTTCGATACAATATCAAATTCAACAGTTGTATATTTTTCAATTAGCTTCTTAATGTACTGATTTGTGCCTACAGGGACTGTACTCTTGGTAACGATTATTTGTCGTTTTTTGATATTTTTAGCAATTTCAATTACCGCTTGTTCCAGATAAAATAGATTAGCTGTACCGTCATGATTAGCAGGTGTTCCAACAGCTATGAATATCACCTCTGAGTCTGCAAAGGCTTGTGTAGAAGAAGATGTGAACCAAATATTTCCATCGTTTATATTTTTTCTTAGCAAATCTTCTAAACCAGGCTCATATATCGGAGATTGACCATTTCGAAGCATTTTTATTTTCAGTGTATCTACATCCAAACAAATGACTTGATGGCCGATCTCTGAGAGGGTAACCCCTGTCACTAACCCAACATAGCCCGTTCCTACTACTGATATCTTCACTATGCCAAAACCTCCACCTTATTATTTTAAGACTGGTTGTTTCTTAATCAGTGCTTCCATATAAATTCGTAAGTCTGTTTGAAGATCTTCTCTTTCAAGTGCAAAGTCTAGAGTAGCTCTAATAAACCCTAACTTATCACCTATGTCATAGCGAATCCCTTCAAAGTGGTAGGCCAAAACAATTTGTGTTTCATTTAACAAATTAATAGCATCCGTTAGCTGGATTTCTCCCCCAGCCCCAGGCTTGAGGTTTTGTAAGATTGGAAATATCTCGGGACGGAGAATGTATCGCCCCATAATTGCATAATTAGATGGTGCCTTTTCAATTGCAGGTTTTTCAATGAGGCTCTGAAGATGGATAACACCTTTTTCAATTTCTGAACCCTTTGGCGCAACAATCCCATACTTTGATACATCAGCATCACTTACCGGTTGCACCCCCACTACTGAAGAGTGATACCTTTGATGAATGGAGATAAGTTGTTTTAGACATGGGGTATCAATGGATTTCACAATATCGTCACCAAGCAGTACAGCAAAAGGTTCGTCATCGATGAAAGATTGGCATGAGGCTATGGCATGACCTAAGCCGAGAGGTTCTTTCTGACGTATATAATGGATATTTGCTAATTTAGAGATTGCCTGAACTTCTTCTAATTGGATCCACTTTTGTTTAGACGAAAGTGTAGCCTCTAGCTCATAGGACTTATCAAAGTGGTCTTCTATCGCCCGTTTTCCCCGACCACTCACAATGATAATATCTTCAATCCCAGATTCCACTGCTTCTTCAACAATATACTGAATGGTAGGTTTATCAACAATTGGTAACATTTCCTTTGGTTGAGCTTTTGTTGCTGGTAGAAATCTTGTACCTAATCCACCTGCCGGAATAATTGCCTTGCGAATCTTCATAACCTAACCTCCCGAAAAAAATAGTAAGCTTTATACCCACCATTTTATCAAGAGATTATTAAGCTACAGTAAAGATTCCCTAAAGATAGATTGAGGTTATTTACACGATGTATAAGTAAGGATTTGTTGAAAAACTTCCGTTGGTCGTTCCTCAGTGATTAAGTGCCCTGCTTCTTTATACGTGACTAAAGTAGCGTTAGGCAAATCTTCCACTAGTTTATTACCAACGTGAACAGGAACAACGCGATCTTCTTTGCCCCAAATCAAGAGGACCGGTAGATTTATTTCTCGTAACTCCTCACTCGTTAAATCGCCTTCGCGGTACCTTAATAAACGTACTAGTGAGCTATAAAAGTCTTTTTCTGCTAAAGGCTTTGCAAACTCATCAATATGCTGTTTTGTAATTAAGGACTTATTATAAAAAACGTTATGTAAATACTCCTTTACATCTTTTTTTAAGACATACCATTTAACAAAATGGCAGAAAAAAGGTACATATGAACAACAAATTAAGGATTTTTTCGCTTTCTGTAAGTAACCGGAACTACCTAATAGAATTAATTTATTAATTTTCTCAGGAATAGCTTTAGCCACATACAAGGCGATTTGTCCACCCATTGAATGACCAACAATAGTAACCTTGTTAAGATTAAAGTAATTGATACATTCACCTATTAATTTTGCGTAATTAGCAAATGAATAATGAAATGACTTTGACTTCTCACTTCTACCAAATCCAGGCAAATCAATGGCAATGATAGAAAAATTTCTTTCGAGTAGAGGTAAAAGACGATTGAAGGTGTATGTCGAAGAAGCGAACCCGTGGATTAAGAATATTGGGGGTTTTTCATTTAATGAATATTCACAATAGATATTTATATGATCTACTTTTATGAACGTTTGATTAAGCGACATAGTATTCACTCCGCAAATAGTAGTATATCTATTATGTTCGAGCAGATGTAATACAATGTAGCTTTTACCTAAATTTAATATAGTTAACAATACCTAAAAACCTTCTAGGTCACTTAGATAGAAGGTTCTCTAGAGTACATATACTTTTTGCTCAACCATCATATAACCAATTCCTCTAACGGTTTTAATATACAATGGCTTGTTTCTACAAGGTTCAATCTTTTCCCGTATTCTACTAATGAAGACATCAATAACACGTGGGTCTGCAAGTATCTGCTCATCACCTACAACTGATAGCAATTGTTCTCTTGATATAGGCGTTCCTTTGTTTTGACAAAGGTAAAGTAGTATTTCAAATTCTTTCATAGTTAAATCTATCAGAATATTTTTGACATAAACACTGTAGTTTGCAGGTGATATTGAAATATCACCATTTACCAGAATGTCATCTTTTAATGGTAAGTTCGAAACTTCTTGTCGTAGGTCTGGCCAAACCATACTTTGACGTCTCAAGATTGATTTTACTCTAGCAACTAATTCTTTTGCTCTTACTGGTTTACGGATATAGTCGTCTGCGCCTAGTTCCAAACCTAGTACGAGATCAAATTCCTCATCTCGCTCTGACATTAAAATAAGTGGCGTCCAATTTTGTTGTTGCATTCTGAGGGTTCTACAGAAATCAAATGCTTGATACCTGGTAAAATCTAAGTCTAAAATGATTAGGACAGGTTGTAAGTCCTTTATTAAGTGTAACCCTTCTTCTAAATCACTAGTATGACAATGTAAAAATCCAGCTTCACGGAACGAGTCACTTACCTTTGAAGTAATAAGTGGTTCTGGATTTATGATGAGAACTGTTTGGCTCATTTGCGACCTCCAGATAGTTCTAATTCTAGGTTTTTAAGGAGAGACATATTCTGTCTCCCCTTTTAAAAAACTAATTTAAATCGAAATATTTACCATTTACTTCATAAATAATTAACTCGGCAATATTTGTTGCATAGTCAGCAATTCGTTCAATGTATCGTGAAATAAAAGCTAATTGTGTTACTTGTTCAATCTCAAGTTGCTCCGAAATAACAATGTTAAATATTTTTTTTACAAATTGAGAGTACATTTCGTCTACTTTGTCATCTAACTGAGCAATTTTTTGTGCTTCAAGGACATTACCTTGTTCATAAGCAATTAATGCCTTTGAAATCATTTCACTTGCTAACTCTGACATTTGTGACAACAAACTTGTATCAATTTCTAACTCTGTCATTGGAATACGCCCGGCTGCCTTACAAATATCAACAGCTAAATCGCCTACTCTTTCTAAATCACTCGAAACCTTATAAGCGACAATAATCTTTCTAAGGTCTGAAGCTACTGGTTGTTGTCGGGCAATTAGTACAGTTGCCTTCTCGTTAATTTGAATTTCTTGTTGGTTTATTCTCGCGTCATTTTCCTTAATCTCTTTAAATTTTGCTAAGTCATTGGTAATGAATGCTTCCATTGCTTGTATAAATGCCTCGTTCACTTGATTACCTAATGATACAATACTCTCTTTTAACCCACTTAACCCCGTATGAAACGTTTCTCTAGTGTGCATGCAAACTCTCCCCTTATCCAAATCTTCCTGTAATATAGTCTTCTGTTCGTTTATCCCTAGGGTTTGAAAAGATGAGATCTGTATTGTCATACTCAATAACTTCACCGTTAAGGAAGAATGCTGTTTTATCCGAAATTCGAGCGGCTTGCTGCATGTTATGAGTAACGATAATAATAGAGTATTGTTGCTTTAATTCTTCCATAAGTTCTTCAACCTTAAGAGTTGATTTTGGATCAAGAGCACTTGTAGGCTCATCCATTAAAATAACTTGCGGTTCAACAGCTAAACAACGAGCAATACATAATCGTTGTTGCTGCCCACCTGAAAGACCATAGGCGTTCTCGTGTAAGCGATCTTTTACTTCTTCCCACAATGCAGCTCCACGTAAGCTTTTCTCAACAACTTCGTCTAACACCTTTTTATTTCTAATCCCATGAATTCTTGGACCATAAACAATATTTTCATAGATTGTTTTAGGGAACGGATTTGGCTTTTGAAACACCATGCCAACTTTCGTCCTCAACTCTTCCACATGAAACTTAGGATCAAAGATATCTCTTCCTTGGTAGATAATGCTTCCAGATGTCTTAACACTTGGTACCATTTCTACCATTCTGTTTAATGTTTTAATAAATGTTGATTTTCCACAACCTGATGGACCGATGATAGCTGTTACATCCTTCTCATGGAAATCTAGATTAATGCTTTTTAACGCTTGATCTTTTCCGTACCATAAATTTAATTGATTTACTTCATATACTTTCTTCTTATTTGTATTTGAAACTGCTTCATCTTTAGTTTTGTGAACTACTTTTGTTTGAACTGCAACTGTCGTCATGATTATCCCCCTAGACTGATAGTTTATTAATATCTTCTTTGAAATTTATTTCTTATTAAAACAGCGATTGAATTCATAATAATTAGCATACCAAGTAAAACAATAATACCAGCGGCAGCTACATACTGGAATTCTTCTTGCGGACGTGACGTCCAGTTAAAAATCTGAATTGGCATAACTGTAAATTGACTCATTAAATTTTCTGGAACAAAAGCGATATAGGTTAACGCACCAATCATAATTAACGGTGCTGTCTCACCAATTGCTCTTGAAAGAGCCAGAATGTTACCAGTTAAAATACCAGGCAATGCAACTGGGATCACAATACGTCGTATCGTTTGCCACTTTGTTGCTCCCATTCCAAATGATGCTTCTCGCAAATCTTTCGGTACCGCTCGGATAGCTTCCTGTGAAGCTACTACGATGATCGGTAAAATTAATAATGCCATTGTTAACCCTCCGGCTAATACACTTCGATCTAAGCCTAGTCCGCGGACAAAAAGTGTTAAACCTAATAGACCGAAGACAATCGAAGGTACACCTGCTAAGTTGGAGATGTTCATTTGAATAAATTTTGTAAACATATTCTTCTTGGCGTACTCCTCTAAATAAATCGCTGTCCCTACACCTAAGATAAAGGCTATAGGAGCAGTTACTCCCATCATCCAAATGGTACCGAAAATTGCTGCTTTAATACCTGCATCTGCTGGGCGTCTAGATGCAAAACTCGTAAAGAAATCCCAGTTTATATAACCAATTCCTTGAGTGAAAATTCGGTATAGTAATATTGATAAAACTAGTAAGCCAGTAAGTGTAGCTAGTAAAAATACAAAAGAAAAGAATTTATTTTTTATTAAACGAGTAGGAATATTTTTTATAGCTTGTGTCTGTTTCTTTGCCAATTCCATTCTAATATTCCTCCCTGAATTTTCGTGAGATAAAGTGTGCTAATATGTTCATCACTAGAGTGAATACGAATAGTGTCATCCCTACAGCATAAATACTATAGTAAACCGTTGATCCATATGTGGCGTCACCTAAACTTACTTGAACAATATAAGCAGTCATTGTTTGAATAGCACTTGTAATATCGATGGCTGATGTTGGATTAGCACCACCGGCAACTGTTACAATCATCGTTTCACCAATCGCTCTTGAAATGGCTAATACAAATGATGCAATGACACCTGAGAGAGCAGCAGGCAATACAACTTTTATCGCTACTTCAAATTTTGTTGATCCTAATGCATAAGCTCCTTGTCTTATTGAGTTCGGAACTGAGCTCATTGCATCTTCCGATAAGGATGCAATCATCGGGATTATCATAATACCTACAACAATTCCCGGACTTAATGCGTTATAAATAGATAAATCAGGAATTACTTGTCTAAGCATTGGTGTTACAAACGTAAGTGCGAAAAATCCATATACAATTGTAGGAACTCCAGCTAAAACTTCTAATATAGGCTTAATCATTTTCCGCCTCTTCTCAGAAGCATACTCACTTAAATAGATTGCTGCCCCTAGCCCTATTGGAACTGCTACAACTACAGCAATCGCTGAAACTAATAGAGTACCAGTAATTAAAGGTCGAATACCAAAGTTAGGGTTTGAGTGCATTGGATGCCATTCTTTGCTAGTAATAAATTCGAAAAAAGAGATAGTTTTAAAAAAAGTGAAGGTTTCAAATAATAACGTAAATACGATACCTAATGTAGTTAAAATTGAGATACTAGCACAAACTAGAAAAAATTTCGGAACTGTATTTTCTGTGAATTTTAGGATTGATCTTTTTGAGTGATTATCTGCAATCATTTCACTCACTGATCTATTTTCTTTTTTCATTTCCATCCCCCTAATTGCGTAAAACATATTGGAAGGGATGACTTATATGGTCATCCCTATTCCTTCTTTTTATTAAAAACTATTTAGCCTTTTTAATTAATTCAGCGTTATTATCATATTCTAATTGCGGCATGTTAATATACCCTACTTCTAACGCTAATTCACCTACATGTTCATTTAAGAATGTTAAGTAATCTAAAACTTCTGGACGTTTTAACGCTTCTTTGTTTACATACATAAACATTGGTCTTGAAAGCGGCGCATAAGTTCCATTATTAATTGTTTCTTCAGTTGGTGTAATCGCACCATTACCATTGTCGATTGGAACAACTTTTAACTTATCTTGGTTTTCATAGTAATAAGCATAACCGAAGTAACCAATTCCACCCTTACCACCTGATACACCCATAACTAGAACATTGTCATCTTCTGAAAGTTGTGCATCTTTACGAATATCTGTTTTCTTTAGGATTACTTCATTCCAGTAATCATAAGTTCCTGAGTCATGTCCTGGACTAAAAAATTCAATTTTGATTTCAGGCCATTCTGGACGGAGATCTTTCCAAGTAACAACATCTGATCCATCAACCCACATTCTATTTAATTCTTCAACTGTTAAGTAATCTACAAAGTCATTATCCTTACTAACTACTACCGATAATCCATCGAATGCTAGTTTTAACTCAATATATTCAACACCGTTTTCTTTAGCAAGAGCTGCTTCTTCTTCTTTGATTGGACGAGAAGCGTTACTAAAATCAGTTTCACCGATTACGAAACGCTTAAATCCACCACCAGTTCCAGATACACCTACTGGAGCTTTTACGTTTGGTTGAATTAAGTTGTACTCTTCAGAAACTGCTTCTAAAATTGGGAACACTGTTGATGAACCATCAATCGCGATTGTTCCAGATAGTTTTTCTTCTTGTTTCTCAGTTTTTTGTTCAGTTTTTTGTTCAGTAGTATTGCTAGCTGTTTGGGTGTTTGTCTTGCTTGCCTGTTCTCCACTTCCACAAGCTGTCACTGTTGTAAGTACAGCTGCAATTGTTAATGCTAACATTGAACGTTTAAACTTCTTCATTTGGTAATTTCCTCCCGAAAATGTTTCGTTTTTATTTTGTGTTAGAGATCAAATCTTTTAATCTATCTCCTTCACAAGTACTAATTTACTCCCTGAATTTGAAGCTGGAATGAACGTAGTGTAAAGAAATTGTTAACAATCTAGTCCATTTGTAAATGTACTTCAAAAGAAATGAGTAAAATTAAGCTTTATTCCTCTTAAAAATTTACAATTAGCCTTATAAAATTTATCTATCAAACTTATACAATATAAATAAAAAGAGTAAGCAACCAAATTATTTAGATTGCTTACTCCTTTTTCTCTAGTAATTATTTACTTTAAACTGAGCGGTCATTTGACTTAGAGAATTTGAAAGTTCATTTAACTTTAGACTAACTTCATGGGTGTTTTTCATTTGTTCGTTTTGTTCTCCTGAAATTACTAAGATCTCCTCCGAGTTAGCAAGAGTTTCTTGAGAAACTGAGACATAACTCTCAGCACTTGCCTCCATTTGTGGCAAAGATATGGATAACTCTCCTAGAAGCTCTTTCATTTCACCGATTTTCTTGTTTACTACCTCAATTTCGTCCGTTAAATGACTAAAAGCAGTTTGCGATTCACCTATCACTGATAGATTTGACTTAAAATTACCATGCATATGGAAAAAATCATTAGAAGCTTTTAAAACTATTTGCTCCATTCTTCCAATCGTCTGAGTAATTTCTTCTGTTGCATGAGCAGACTGCTCTGCTAATTTACGAACTTCACTCGCCACCACCGCAAATCCTCTTCCAGCGTCACCAGCTCGAGCTGCTTCAATGGTTGCATTTAACGATAATAACTTGGTTTGTTCTGCAATGTTCTTAATTAGACTTACTACATCTGCTATGGATAGGGAATATTCCTTTACGAGATTAATTGTACCAGTCATTTCCTGAAACTCTTCTCCAAACTTCTTCGTACTATGAATTACTTCTTTTACATGAAGTTCACCTTTCTGTGCTGAATTATTCATCCCTGTTGCACTTGTAATTACTTCGTCCATATTGCTAAATATGTTCTCAATCTGATATTTCATCTCCTGAAACGTATCAATACTGTCTTCGGAAGAAACAGCTGTTTGCTCTGCACCAATTTTCACAACTGAAATAGCTTCAACTAAGCTATTATTAGACTCTAAGACGGTAATTGTTGATGTTTTTAAATCAAGGCTTGTAGACGATAATTGTTTTGTCGTTACATTTATTTCAGCTATCATCTCTTTCATTTTTACCATCATTTGATTAAAACTTTTAATAAGTGAAGCGATCTCCGGAATAGTTGTACTAATCTTTATTTCTTGTGTCATATCTCCAGATCTAACTTCCCTCATGACATTTCTAAGTGCAGTTAACGGGCGAGTGATAGTACGTAACATAAGCATAGTAAATATAAAGGCTATGATAGAACTAATGACAATTGTGATAATGATAAATTGGCCTAACACTTTAATGGGGCCTAAGTAATCATTGGTTGGAACTAATAAAACAAAGGTGCCTTTTAATTCCTGTACTTGTTTAAACGCTAACGTATAATGAATTCCATCAATTTTTGCATGAAGAATACCGTTATCTTTTCGAAGAATATCTTCTACCAAAGTTTCAGTAAAGTTTATATTAGAGTTCGAACTAATAGGAAACGGATAAACTTGTTGAGACTTAATGAGATAAAAGTCTGGATCTAAGCCATCTTGTATTAATTCGGCTGCTTGATTAGGAATTACTCTTTTCTCAAATCTTTTAATAAATCCAGGCTCATCACCAATATAAGCATAGATTAAATTTGCTGCCACTTCATCTGCAACATTAACTTCTCTAATTAGACGGTTTTCAATAATCTTCATTGTGTTTTCTCTAGATTGAACATAACATACCGAACCCACCACAGATAAAGATAGAATTAGTAATGTTAAAAAGAGAAAGGTGAGCCTTGTTTGTAATGTAATCTT
It encodes the following:
- the pstC gene encoding phosphate ABC transporter permease subunit PstC; its protein translation is MEMKKENRSVSEMIADNHSKRSILKFTENTVPKFFLVCASISILTTLGIVFTLLFETFTFFKTISFFEFITSKEWHPMHSNPNFGIRPLITGTLLVSAIAVVVAVPIGLGAAIYLSEYASEKRRKMIKPILEVLAGVPTIVYGFFALTFVTPMLRQVIPDLSIYNALSPGIVVGIMIIPMIASLSEDAMSSVPNSIRQGAYALGSTKFEVAIKVVLPAALSGVIASFVLAISRAIGETMIVTVAGGANPTSAIDITSAIQTMTAYIVQVSLGDATYGSTVYYSIYAVGMTLFVFTLVMNILAHFISRKFREEY
- a CDS encoding phosphatase PAP2 family protein: MNRLVTWITTNDTHIFHFVNQQLRCRIFDFLLPKLTHMGGATFTITSLFIIIFFSESLIRYWAIEALLSLALSHVIVHLIKKVYCRKRPYDKLTGVNLSSNPLKDYSFPSGHTTAAFSIAIVFSLHSLLLAIILLPIALMIGFSRMYLGLHYPTDCIIGALLGTISSIILVWLGLL
- a CDS encoding response regulator transcription factor, encoding MSQTVLIINPEPLITSKVSDSFREAGFLHCHTSDLEEGLHLIKDLQPVLIILDLDFTRYQAFDFCRTLRMQQQNWTPLILMSERDEEFDLVLGLELGADDYIRKPVRAKELVARVKSILRRQSMVWPDLRQEVSNLPLKDDILVNGDISISPANYSVYVKNILIDLTMKEFEILLYLCQNKGTPISREQLLSVVGDEQILADPRVIDVFISRIREKIEPCRNKPLYIKTVRGIGYMMVEQKVYVL
- the pstB gene encoding phosphate ABC transporter ATP-binding protein PstB; the encoded protein is MTTVAVQTKVVHKTKDEAVSNTNKKKVYEVNQLNLWYGKDQALKSINLDFHEKDVTAIIGPSGCGKSTFIKTLNRMVEMVPSVKTSGSIIYQGRDIFDPKFHVEELRTKVGMVFQKPNPFPKTIYENIVYGPRIHGIRNKKVLDEVVEKSLRGAALWEEVKDRLHENAYGLSGGQQQRLCIARCLAVEPQVILMDEPTSALDPKSTLKVEELMEELKQQYSIIIVTHNMQQAARISDKTAFFLNGEVIEYDNTDLIFSNPRDKRTEDYITGRFG
- a CDS encoding alpha/beta fold hydrolase yields the protein MSLNQTFIKVDHINIYCEYSLNEKPPIFLIHGFASSTYTFNRLLPLLERNFSIIAIDLPGFGRSEKSKSFHYSFANYAKLIGECINYFNLNKVTIVGHSMGGQIALYVAKAIPEKINKLILLGSSGYLQKAKKSLICCSYVPFFCHFVKWYVLKKDVKEYLHNVFYNKSLITKQHIDEFAKPLAEKDFYSSLVRLLRYREGDLTSEELREINLPVLLIWGKEDRVVPVHVGNKLVEDLPNATLVTYKEAGHLITEERPTEVFQQILTYTSCK
- the phoU gene encoding phosphate signaling complex protein PhoU — encoded protein: MHTRETFHTGLSGLKESIVSLGNQVNEAFIQAMEAFITNDLAKFKEIKENDARINQQEIQINEKATVLIARQQPVASDLRKIIVAYKVSSDLERVGDLAVDICKAAGRIPMTELEIDTSLLSQMSELASEMISKALIAYEQGNVLEAQKIAQLDDKVDEMYSQFVKKIFNIVISEQLEIEQVTQLAFISRYIERIADYATNIAELIIYEVNGKYFDLN
- the galU gene encoding UTP--glucose-1-phosphate uridylyltransferase GalU, with the translated sequence MKIRKAIIPAGGLGTRFLPATKAQPKEMLPIVDKPTIQYIVEEAVESGIEDIIIVSGRGKRAIEDHFDKSYELEATLSSKQKWIQLEEVQAISKLANIHYIRQKEPLGLGHAIASCQSFIDDEPFAVLLGDDIVKSIDTPCLKQLISIHQRYHSSVVGVQPVSDADVSKYGIVAPKGSEIEKGVIHLQSLIEKPAIEKAPSNYAIMGRYILRPEIFPILQNLKPGAGGEIQLTDAINLLNETQIVLAYHFEGIRYDIGDKLGFIRATLDFALEREDLQTDLRIYMEALIKKQPVLK
- a CDS encoding PstS family phosphate ABC transporter substrate-binding protein, translated to MKKFKRSMLALTIAAVLTTVTACGSGEQASKTNTQTASNTTEQKTEQKTEKQEEKLSGTIAIDGSSTVFPILEAVSEEYNLIQPNVKAPVGVSGTGGGFKRFVIGETDFSNASRPIKEEEAALAKENGVEYIELKLAFDGLSVVVSKDNDFVDYLTVEELNRMWVDGSDVVTWKDLRPEWPEIKIEFFSPGHDSGTYDYWNEVILKKTDIRKDAQLSEDDNVLVMGVSGGKGGIGYFGYAYYYENQDKLKVVPIDNGNGAITPTEETINNGTYAPLSRPMFMYVNKEALKRPEVLDYLTFLNEHVGELALEVGYINMPQLEYDNNAELIKKAK
- a CDS encoding methyl-accepting chemotaxis protein gives rise to the protein MKSKVRMFIQLYKNKIYKRGKKQEVKQRPSFLEKITLQTRLTFLFLTLLILSLSVVGSVCYVQSRENTMKIIENRLIREVNVADEVAANLIYAYIGDEPGFIKRFEKRVIPNQAAELIQDGLDPDFYLIKSQQVYPFPISSNSNINFTETLVEDILRKDNGILHAKIDGIHYTLAFKQVQELKGTFVLLVPTNDYLGPIKVLGQFIIITIVISSIIAFIFTMLMLRTITRPLTALRNVMREVRSGDMTQEIKISTTIPEIASLIKSFNQMMVKMKEMIAEINVTTKQLSSTSLDLKTSTITVLESNNSLVEAISVVKIGAEQTAVSSEDSIDTFQEMKYQIENIFSNMDEVITSATGMNNSAQKGELHVKEVIHSTKKFGEEFQEMTGTINLVKEYSLSIADVVSLIKNIAEQTKLLSLNATIEAARAGDAGRGFAVVASEVRKLAEQSAHATEEITQTIGRMEQIVLKASNDFFHMHGNFKSNLSVIGESQTAFSHLTDEIEVVNKKIGEMKELLGELSISLPQMEASAESYVSVSQETLANSEEILVISGEQNEQMKNTHEVSLKLNELSNSLSQMTAQFKVNNY
- a CDS encoding UDP-glucose dehydrogenase family protein, giving the protein MKISVVGTGYVGLVTGVTLSEIGHQVICLDVDTLKIKMLRNGQSPIYEPGLEDLLRKNINDGNIWFTSSSTQAFADSEVIFIAVGTPANHDGTANLFYLEQAVIEIAKNIKKRQIIVTKSTVPVGTNQYIKKLIEKYTTVEFDIVSNPEFLREGSAIYDMFHGDRIVIGSELDEAAAIIGQLYKPLKIPIYKTDIRSAEMIKYASNAFLATKISFINEIANLCDKVGANVEAVSYGMGLDQRIGNQFLQAGIGYGGSCFPKDTKALVQLAGNVKHEFELLKAVIDVNNKQQMLLVEKVKKRITSLLHKNIAVLGLSFKPNTDDMREAASLVIIEELVKQGATVIAYDPVAIDEAKKYLPTEVVYAKSIETAIIDADVVLILTEWEEIKSFNLHQYKALMKKAVIFDGRNCYSLPEAERAGVEYYSVGRPLVMKQTIDEASLSPIYSDKKDTTAS
- the pstA gene encoding phosphate ABC transporter permease PstA, which encodes MELAKKQTQAIKNIPTRLIKNKFFSFVFLLATLTGLLVLSILLYRIFTQGIGYINWDFFTSFASRRPADAGIKAAIFGTIWMMGVTAPIAFILGVGTAIYLEEYAKKNMFTKFIQMNISNLAGVPSIVFGLLGLTLFVRGLGLDRSVLAGGLTMALLILPIIVVASQEAIRAVPKDLREASFGMGATKWQTIRRIVIPVALPGILTGNILALSRAIGETAPLIMIGALTYIAFVPENLMSQFTVMPIQIFNWTSRPQEEFQYVAAAGIIVLLGMLIIMNSIAVLIRNKFQRRY